GTAGATACAAATGATGCAGATATCGAAGGGAGATTTTCAGGAGAATTGACTGTAAATAAAACATTATCGCTCAAAGGCACAGCAAATATCTCCGGAGATGTGGTTACGGGAAAGTTATCTGTTGAACCGGGAGCTGTTTTTAATGCAACATGCTTAATGAAAGGAGCAGTTAAAGAACTCAGTCAGCAACATGATTCACAAAAAGCGACCATCGAACAAACAGCTTAAAAATATTGCTAAATTCTCAGGGTTAGGTCTTCAAATGATACTGGTGATTGGAGTAGGTGTCTTTTTAGGAATTGAGTTGGATGAAGTTTTTTCTAACTCATATCAGATTTTTACCCTTATTTGCTCACTGGTATTTTTAGGAATAGCCGTATA
This window of the Flavobacteriaceae bacterium genome carries:
- a CDS encoding polymer-forming cytoskeletal protein, whose protein sequence is MLSNKGKPKVTKVMERNVIAKNTSIIGEIKSEGDFRIDGVLEGALKTNGRIIIGTDGFIKGKVDTNDADIEGRFSGELTVNKTLSLKGTANISGDVVTGKLSVEPGAVFNATCLMKGAVKELSQQHDSQKATIEQTA